GAAAAATCGTCGGCGCGGCCAGGCGAAGCGGCCGGCGCCTTGCCCTCGACGGTCAGCTTTTCACCAGGCAGGTTCGGATCGGCCTTGGCAGGCGGAGCGGCACCTAAAAGTTCCGTGCCGCCGTCGAGCGCCGGATCGCTGAGCAGCATCGGCGGCGTACGGTCGACGATGACCGGAGTTGCGGCGGGCTTCGACGCCTCGACCGGGGCGCCGGCCGGCGCGGAAACCGTCGTGACGCTTCCCGGCGCCGCCAGTCCGAGGATCTTCGCCAGCGGCTTTTCGGTATAGAAGGCAAGCTTGCGCTTGCCGGCCTTGGTGACGTTGATGCCGTCGTCGGAGCGCAGGCGCACCGGTTGGCCGTTGATGTCGGGGCCGGAGGTGACGAAGGCGCCGTTCTCATCGACGAAGCCGTCCCAGACATCGACGAACTCGCCGCCATGAGCCTGGGCGGCCGAATGATAGATGTCGTTGAAGGCCAGCATGTCCGAGGTCATCTTCGCCACCCGGAACGCCGGCATGCCGACCCACAGGAACGGCACCTTGCTATCTTGAATGGCCTTGCCCAGTGCATCGGTGCGGCGCTCGTATTCCTTGGTCCAGTTCTCGGAGCGCGGCTGCTCGCGCACGTCGCCGACACGCATCTGCTGGCGGTCGTTGGAGCCGAGCATGACCACCACCACGGACGGTTTCTCCGTCTCGATAAGCGACTTGATCTCGGCTGGCCAATTGTAGAAATCGTCGCGCACGAAGCCGGACGAGCCGTTGCTGCGCGAAACGATCCTGACGGCCGGATTGTCGGCAAAGGCGGTGTCGAGGCCCTCGGCCAGTCCGCTCGCCAGGAAATCGCCGACCACCAGCACGACGCGGGCATCCGGCGTCTTTTCGACGATCGGCGTCTCCGGTTCGGCCGGCGGGCGCGGCTTGGGTTTCTTCTTTGGTTTCGGCCTTGCCTGCTGGATGTCGGCCGGGGGCTCGATGCGTTCGCTGCGGCGCGGGAACAGGAGGTCGCGCAGCGACCAGCCGCGGCTTTCCTCCTGTGCGAAAGCAGGCGAATGGAAGGCGCTGGAGCCGGCGACGGCAAGCACGGCCACGGCCAGGAC
The window above is part of the Mesorhizobium sp. WSM4904 genome. Proteins encoded here:
- a CDS encoding DUF459 domain-containing protein, with protein sequence MVSVARIWLIVRRLPILVLAVAVLAVAGSSAFHSPAFAQEESRGWSLRDLLFPRRSERIEPPADIQQARPKPKKKPKPRPPAEPETPIVEKTPDARVVLVVGDFLASGLAEGLDTAFADNPAVRIVSRSNGSSGFVRDDFYNWPAEIKSLIETEKPSVVVVMLGSNDRQQMRVGDVREQPRSENWTKEYERRTDALGKAIQDSKVPFLWVGMPAFRVAKMTSDMLAFNDIYHSAAQAHGGEFVDVWDGFVDENGAFVTSGPDINGQPVRLRSDDGINVTKAGKRKLAFYTEKPLAKILGLAAPGSVTTVSAPAGAPVEASKPAATPVIVDRTPPMLLSDPALDGGTELLGAAPPAKADPNLPGEKLTVEGKAPAASPGRADDFSWPPKPAAAAAASDTTTAINR